A section of the Chloroflexaceae bacterium genome encodes:
- a CDS encoding response regulator, which produces MSKERILVVEDQADISSLLKIYFTSQGYEVYTAMRGSAALEICNKTPPNLALLDVMLPDMEGYEIGKALRASPRTRHIPIIFLTARGERADRLRGLGEVQAQYYIVKPFDIEEVHTIVKNQLEEARRKNQLHPVTNLPTADLITDQLRSLRSAEGWAMALIHINGFETFTQSYGPVAGEDVLKFTALLLNEAINELGGNEEFVGQMVVGPDFVVTSTPDHLRAICERLIARFDDEIGLHYNFKHRKQGYLEVADENGNLRQAPLMSLSVGVITSQDGPFADIRELSELAEEIRLRAVQQAREQGRKSAVAYGRR; this is translated from the coding sequence GTGAGTAAAGAGCGTATTCTGGTGGTTGAGGACCAGGCAGATATTTCCAGCCTGCTGAAGATTTATTTTACGTCCCAGGGGTATGAAGTATACACTGCGATGCGCGGTTCGGCGGCGCTTGAGATCTGCAACAAGACGCCCCCCAATCTCGCCCTGCTGGATGTGATGCTCCCCGATATGGAGGGTTATGAGATCGGCAAGGCCCTGCGGGCCAGCCCGCGCACCCGGCATATCCCGATCATCTTTCTGACCGCCCGCGGCGAACGCGCCGACCGGCTGCGCGGCCTGGGCGAGGTCCAGGCGCAATACTATATTGTTAAGCCCTTCGATATCGAAGAGGTGCATACGATTGTCAAGAACCAGCTCGAAGAGGCCCGGCGCAAGAACCAGTTGCATCCGGTCACCAATCTGCCCACGGCTGATCTAATCACCGACCAGCTACGCTCGTTACGCTCGGCCGAAGGTTGGGCCATGGCGCTCATCCATATTAATGGCTTTGAAACCTTCACCCAGAGCTACGGCCCTGTCGCGGGCGAAGATGTGCTGAAGTTTACCGCCCTGCTGCTCAACGAGGCCATTAACGAACTGGGCGGCAATGAAGAGTTTGTGGGCCAGATGGTCGTTGGTCCGGATTTCGTTGTGACCTCCACCCCCGATCACCTTCGCGCGATCTGCGAACGGCTGATCGCGCGCTTCGATGACGAGATCGGCCTGCACTACAACTTCAAGCACCGTAAACAGGGCTACCTCGAAGTAGCCGACGAAAACGGCAACCTGCGCCAGGCGCCGCTGATGTCGCTTTCCGTTGGGGTCATTACCAGCCAGGACGGCCCATTCGCGGATATTCGCGAGTTGAGCGAACTGGCCGAGGAGATCCGTCTACGCGCCGTGCAGCAGGCGCGGGAGCAGGGTCGCAAGAGCGCCGTAGCCTACGGACGACGGTAA